From a region of the Myroides sp. JBRI-B21084 genome:
- the rplU gene encoding 50S ribosomal protein L21, whose product MYAIVEIAGQQFKVSKDQKVYVHRLAAEEGTNVTFDKVLLVDNAGTLTLGAPAITGASVGAKVLKHLQGDKVIVFKKKRRKGYKKKNGHRQALTQIVIEGINM is encoded by the coding sequence ATGTACGCAATCGTAGAGATAGCAGGGCAACAATTCAAAGTTAGCAAAGACCAAAAAGTGTATGTTCACCGTTTGGCAGCTGAAGAAGGAACAAATGTTACTTTTGACAAAGTTCTTTTAGTTGACAATGCAGGAACATTAACTTTAGGCGCCCCAGCTATAACAGGAGCTTCAGTAGGAGCGAAAGTTTTAAAACACCTTCAAGGTGACAAAGTTATCGTTTTCAAAAAGAAAAGAAGAAAAGGGTACAAAAAGAAAAACGGTCACAGACAAGCATTGACGCAAATCGTTATCGAAGGCATCAACATGTAA
- a CDS encoding M16 family metallopeptidase has product MRKSLTALATTLLVSSVALAQKVEFEEYTLDNGLHVVLHQDKSAPVVVTSVMYHVGAKDENPSRTGFAHFFEHLLFEGTENIQRGEWFKLVTANGGHNNANTSDDRTYYYEVFPSNNLELAIWMESDRLLQPVINQIGVDTQNEVVKEEKRLRVDNSPYGNWITEVKKNLFKKHPYRWAPIGSMEHLDAATLEEFQAFNKKFYVPNNAVLVIAGDIEFAKTKELVQKYFGVVKRGADVPRVNIQEDAITQPIKATAYDANIQIPMYITAYRTPSMKTREARVLDMISSYLSGGKSSPMQKKIVDEKKMALQLFAFNYSQEDYGMYLIAGLPMGDTTREALQTEIDAEISKLQNELISERDYQKLQNDFESRYVSQNSDLEGLAENLATNYLLFGDINLINEEINIYRSITREEIRDVAKKYLQSNSRLLLDYVPAKGEAESAK; this is encoded by the coding sequence ATGAGAAAATCTTTAACAGCTTTAGCTACAACACTTCTTGTAAGCAGTGTTGCCTTAGCACAGAAAGTTGAATTTGAAGAGTACACATTAGACAATGGTTTGCACGTGGTTTTACATCAAGACAAATCTGCGCCAGTTGTGGTTACTTCAGTTATGTACCATGTTGGTGCAAAAGACGAAAACCCTAGTCGTACTGGGTTTGCACACTTTTTTGAACATTTATTGTTTGAAGGAACCGAAAACATTCAAAGAGGTGAGTGGTTTAAGTTAGTTACTGCTAATGGTGGGCATAATAACGCAAATACATCAGACGACCGTACGTATTATTACGAAGTTTTTCCATCGAACAATTTAGAATTAGCTATTTGGATGGAATCGGATCGTTTGTTACAACCTGTAATTAACCAAATTGGTGTTGATACACAAAACGAGGTTGTTAAGGAAGAAAAACGCTTACGTGTTGATAACAGCCCTTACGGAAACTGGATTACCGAAGTAAAGAAAAACTTATTTAAAAAACACCCGTACCGTTGGGCACCAATTGGTTCAATGGAACATTTAGATGCTGCTACTTTAGAAGAGTTTCAAGCATTCAACAAAAAATTCTACGTGCCAAACAATGCTGTTTTAGTTATTGCAGGTGATATTGAGTTTGCTAAAACCAAAGAATTAGTACAAAAATACTTTGGCGTTGTTAAGCGCGGTGCCGATGTACCACGTGTAAACATTCAAGAAGATGCAATTACGCAGCCTATTAAAGCAACTGCTTACGACGCTAACATTCAAATACCAATGTACATCACTGCTTATAGAACACCATCTATGAAAACGCGTGAAGCTCGTGTATTAGATATGATTTCATCGTACTTATCAGGTGGAAAATCATCGCCAATGCAAAAGAAAATTGTTGATGAAAAGAAAATGGCTTTACAGTTATTTGCTTTTAATTATTCTCAAGAAGATTACGGTATGTATTTAATTGCTGGTTTGCCAATGGGCGATACAACCCGCGAAGCATTACAAACTGAAATTGATGCTGAAATTTCTAAATTACAAAACGAATTAATTTCTGAAAGAGATTATCAAAAATTACAAAACGATTTTGAAAGTCGTTACGTTAGTCAAAACTCTGATTTAGAAGGTTTGGCAGAAAACTTGGCTACTAATTATTTGTTATTTGGCGATATCAACTTAATTAACGAAGAAATTAACATTTATCGTTCAATTACAAGAGAAGAAATTCGCGATGTTGCTAAAAAATACCTACAAAGCAATTCACGTTTATTATTAGATTACGTACCAGCAAAAGGAGAAGCAGAATCAGCTAAATAA
- a CDS encoding insulinase family protein: MKKILVFASALLLTISAEAQIKRPQPQPGPMPTVHVQKPQEFTLKNGLKVMVVEDHKLPRVSYMLTIDTPPYVEGEKAGVSSLTSAVVGNGTAKTPKEKFNDEIDFLGANLSFWNTGASASGLSKYSSRLLELMAEGSLSPIFSQEEFDKAKQQAIEGLKSDEKSVSSVARRVTNALLFGTNHPTGEFTTEKSLNSVTLDDVKQNYASYFVPENAYLVVVGDVKFKDVKKQVIKLFKNWKKASAPVAKYPEPNDVIKTQIDFIDMPNAVQSEIALVNTVNLKLTDKDYFAALIANQILGGGGEGRLFLNLREAHGWTYGAYSSLGSGKYTSKFASSASVRNVVTDSAVVEFVNEIQKIRTKPVTQEELDLAKAKYIGNFVMETQKPGTIASFALRTKTQELPADFYENYIKNIQAVTVADVQRVANKYFKKDNQRIVIVGKGADVAGTLDRLGYPVNYYDRFANPVAKPVFKKAAPAGVTSKTVIENHIKAIGGEAKLKEVKSVATTAKGSMQGMEITMTQKQTAKGQMMASLNGMGMELMKQVITPTMGYISGQGQKQELKGDDLKEAQKSAVLFSELEDLKNAATFELTGIETLNGEEVYVLKKNKQTVFYSVATGLKVASSETMEAQGKSMEMTTNYSNYKDVKGVKFAHSFTMPMLGGAEFKVSEIKVNEGVTDADFK, translated from the coding sequence ATGAAAAAAATATTAGTATTCGCATCAGCTTTGTTACTAACTATTAGTGCCGAAGCTCAAATAAAACGTCCACAACCACAACCAGGTCCAATGCCAACGGTTCACGTACAAAAACCACAAGAATTTACCTTGAAAAATGGTTTAAAAGTAATGGTTGTTGAAGATCATAAATTACCACGCGTTAGCTATATGTTAACTATTGATACACCACCTTATGTAGAAGGTGAAAAAGCAGGTGTATCAAGTTTAACAAGTGCAGTTGTTGGTAACGGAACTGCAAAAACACCTAAAGAAAAATTTAATGATGAAATTGACTTTTTAGGAGCTAATTTAAGTTTTTGGAACACAGGTGCTTCAGCAAGTGGTTTATCTAAATACAGTTCTCGTTTGTTAGAATTAATGGCCGAAGGTTCATTAAGTCCTATTTTCTCTCAAGAAGAATTTGATAAAGCAAAGCAACAAGCTATTGAAGGTTTAAAATCAGATGAAAAATCAGTATCATCAGTTGCACGCCGTGTGACTAATGCTTTATTGTTTGGTACCAATCACCCAACTGGTGAATTTACTACAGAAAAATCGTTAAACAGCGTTACCTTAGACGATGTGAAGCAAAATTACGCATCGTACTTTGTACCAGAAAATGCTTATTTAGTAGTAGTGGGTGATGTAAAGTTTAAAGATGTTAAAAAACAAGTAATTAAATTGTTTAAAAACTGGAAAAAAGCTTCGGCACCCGTTGCAAAATACCCAGAACCAAACGATGTTATTAAAACACAAATTGATTTTATTGACATGCCAAACGCGGTACAGTCTGAAATTGCTTTGGTAAACACAGTAAACCTTAAATTAACCGATAAAGATTATTTTGCAGCTTTAATTGCAAACCAAATTTTAGGTGGTGGCGGTGAAGGTCGTTTATTCTTAAACTTACGTGAAGCACACGGTTGGACATACGGGGCATATTCATCGTTAGGTTCAGGTAAATACACATCAAAATTTGCTTCATCTGCATCGGTACGTAACGTAGTAACCGATTCTGCTGTGGTTGAATTTGTAAACGAAATTCAAAAAATTAGAACAAAACCTGTTACTCAAGAAGAATTAGATCTTGCTAAAGCAAAATACATAGGTAATTTTGTAATGGAAACTCAAAAACCAGGTACCATTGCAAGCTTTGCATTACGTACTAAAACACAAGAATTACCAGCAGATTTTTACGAAAACTACATTAAAAACATTCAAGCAGTAACTGTTGCCGATGTACAACGTGTAGCTAACAAATATTTCAAAAAAGACAATCAACGTATTGTAATTGTTGGTAAAGGTGCCGATGTAGCTGGTACTTTAGACCGTTTAGGTTACCCAGTTAACTACTACGATCGTTTTGCAAATCCGGTTGCTAAGCCAGTGTTTAAAAAAGCAGCTCCTGCAGGTGTTACTTCTAAAACAGTTATCGAAAACCATATTAAAGCAATAGGTGGTGAAGCTAAGTTAAAAGAAGTAAAATCGGTAGCAACAACTGCTAAAGGTTCTATGCAAGGTATGGAAATTACAATGACACAAAAACAAACGGCTAAAGGACAAATGATGGCTTCTTTAAACGGAATGGGTATGGAGTTAATGAAACAAGTTATTACACCAACAATGGGGTACATTTCTGGTCAAGGTCAAAAGCAAGAATTAAAAGGCGATGATTTAAAAGAAGCTCAAAAATCGGCTGTATTATTTTCTGAATTAGAAGATTTAAAAAATGCAGCAACTTTTGAATTAACAGGTATTGAAACTTTAAACGGTGAAGAAGTTTATGTTTTAAAGAAAAACAAACAAACTGTTTTTTACAGCGTTGCAACTGGTTTAAAAGTAGCTTCGTCTGAAACTATGGAAGCACAAGGTAAATCTATGGAAATGACAACCAATTACAGCAATTATAAAGATGTAAAAGGTGTTAAATTTGCACATTCTTTTACAATGCCAATGTTAGGTGGTGCTGAATTTAAAGTATCTGAAATTAAAGTAAACGAAGGAGTTACCGACGCTGACTTTAAATAG